In Daphnia magna isolate NIES linkage group LG7, ASM2063170v1.1, whole genome shotgun sequence, a single genomic region encodes these proteins:
- the LOC116926088 gene encoding beta-1,4-N-acetylgalactosaminyltransferase bre-4-like, with product MASISHLRVIARPLLVISTFTLAVIVWLNLNVSNVTNSIFDYGNPSKIQLTLTDSASLLEPISQKTRGNKQDQNLSEVAVNESSQPSVAHQSPSVTQLCPLISPELVGWTNISLEKINTIRNEAEMELIEAGLEAGGRYQPKDCQSRHKVAIVVPYRDRKDHLTVFLRYLHPFLQRQQLNYVIIVVEQSNSSSFNRGMLMNIGFNEAQLQEEFHCFIFHDVDFLPEDDGNPYTCPQEGKPRQMSFSIDYWDNYKPTPASHFGGVTAFSTNDFRKINGFSNSFWGWGGEDDQLYQRVRFNKLIVTRAYEDQPSLVRLVRYKTLSHKKAEPNPERKLVLKEGSVRFQTDGLNDLRYNRLSFELKPLYTHIIVDIQPYGGRNMSSVL from the exons ATGGCCAGCATCTCCCACTTGCGGGTCATTGCTCGGCCCTTGCTAGTCATTTCCACCTTCACTTTGGCTGTGATAGTTTGGTTAAACTTAAATGTAAGCAATGTTACCAATTCTATTTTCGACTACGGTAATCCATCAAAAATTCAGCTGACTTTAACTGATTCAGCAAGCCTTCTTGAGCCAATATCGCAAAAAACGCGTGGTaataaacaagatcaaaatCTAAGTGAAGTGGCCGTGAATGAATCCTCCCAGCCGTCAGTTGCTCATCAGTCGCCTAGTGTTACGCAACTATGTCCTCTTATTTCCCCTGAATTAG TTGGCTGGACGAACATTTCCCTGGAGAAGATAAACACCATTCGAAACGAGGCTGAAATGGAATTGATAGAAGCTGGACTCGAAGCTGGTGGAAGATATCAACCAAAAGATTGCCAATCACGACATAAAGTCGCTATCGTCGTGCCGTACCGAGACAGGAAAGATCATCTGACTGTTTTCTTACGTTACCTGCATCCTTTCTTGCAGCGACAGCAACTCAACTATGTCATTATCGTTGTTGAGCAATCCA ACAGTTCGTCGTTCAACAGAGGAATGTTAATGAATATCGGTTTTAATGAAGCTCAGTTGCAAGAAGAATTTCACTGTTTCATCTTTCACGATGTCGATTTCCTACCGGAGGATGACGGTAATCCCTACACCTGTCCGCAAGAAGGAAAACCCAGGCAAATGTCATTCTCCATAGATTACTGGGACAATTACAA ACCGACACCTGCCAGCCATTTCGGAGGAGTTACTGCTTTTTCTACAAATGATTTCCGAAAAATCAATGGCTTTTCCAATTCTTTTTGGGGCTGGGGTGGCGAAGATGATCAGTTATATCAACGTGTACGGTTCAATAAGCTAATCGTGACTAGAGCTTACGAGGACCAGCCATCGCTTGTCCGTCTCGTTCGATACAAAACATTGTCGCACAAAAAAGCTGAGCCTAATCCAGAGCGGAAATTAGTGCTGAAGGAAGGCTCGGTGCGATTTCAAACAGACGGTCTAAACGATCTTCGATACAATAGACTCAGTTTTGAATTGAAACCCCTTTATACTCACATTATTGTTGATATTCAACCGTATGGTGGCCGTAATATGTCAAGCGTATTGTAA
- the LOC116926926 gene encoding mucin-2 isoform X1 yields MQIIFWVVSLFCLSGYVYSKAVKTENDIIDPPTISIIGGTPATQGEFPFLAIGFSSCKKKKKRFLLQTVLRLSNYLCGGTLIAASYVLTAGHCLYDFPSGVNMSNFYVLINTLSINGGGSGYVLRKVSSYIVHENYSNTTYDNDVAIIVLDKPVTGIPFVTLPTPYTTVISTETTTELTMAPTTEPSTEPTTEPTTEPTTKPTTEPTTEPTAEPITEPITEPTTEPTTELTTEPTTEQTTEPTTEPTTEKTTETTTESIIEPTTEPTTEPTAEPTTESTTEPTTEPTIQPTTEPTTEPTTEPTTETTKEPSTELTTEPTTEPTTEPTTEQTTEPTTEPTTEPTAEPTTQSTTEPTTEPTIEPTTEPTTEPTTEPTTETTKEPATEPTTEPTTEPTTEPTTKQTNEPTTEPTTETTAETTPESTTEPTTEPTIEPTTEPTTEPSTEPTTETTKEPTTEPTTEPTTEPTTGPTTEKTTEPTTEPSTEPTTEPTTESTTETTTEPTIKPTMERTTEPTTEPTTETTNEPTQKPTTETTTKPITEPTTETTTETTIDPTMEPTTKPTIEPTTETTTDPTTETTNEPTTDPTTESTTEPTTESTTELTMESTTEPTTETTTKLTNEPTTEPSTDITTEIQTSTKSPTTKITTKPTTTKTTTKTTTKPTTTKTTTKQKTTTKQTTTKPKTTTKPTTTKSTARTTTKPTTTKKTTTKPTTRTTTKPTTTKKTTTKPTTRTTTKPTTTKKTTTKPTTRTTTKPKTTKKTTTKPTTRTTTKPTTKTTTKPTTKTTTRTTTKPTTKPTTKITIKPTVKPTTKPTVRPTTKPTVRPTTKPTVKPTTKPTVKPTTKPTKAKITTKPAIKATTRKGILRDFSSYGNMPGVIAGWGRTASPVGDVSMILLKANTTVLTDEVCTSKWGSNYIAADMLCATDTLTSTCQGDSGGPILVDGVQVGITSWGSLPCGAYPSVFARVTKYLSWIANTLANNPPP; encoded by the exons ATGCAAATCATATTTTGG GTTGTAAGCTTGTTTTGTCTCAGTGGCTATGTGTATTCCAAAGCCGTAAAAACTGAAAATG ACATAATAGATCCGCCAACTATTTCAATCATCGGAGGAACCCCGGCTACCCAAGGCGAATTTCCTTTTCTG GCGATTGGATTCTCctcatgcaaaaaaaaaaaaaaacgttttcttttgcagACTGTCCTGCGATTAAGCAACTATTTGTGTGGTGGGACCTTGATTGCAGCGTCCTACGTCTTGACGGCGGGTCATTGCCTATACGA TTTTCCTTCTGGAGTAAATATGAGCAACTTCTATGTACTTATCAACACGTTGTCAATAAATGGCGGTGGGTCTGGCTATGTCCTAAGGAAAGTGTCATCATACATAGTACACGAAAACTATAGCAACACTACCTAT GATAACGACGTCGCCATCATAGTCCTAGACAAACCAGTTACAGGAATCCCATTCGTTACTCTTCCTACCCCATACACAACCGTGATATCCACGGAAACAACAACAGAGTTAACAATGGCACCAACAACGGAGCCAAGTACTGAACCAACAACAGAGCCGACAACTGAGCCAACCACCAAACCAACAACTGAACCAACCACCGAACCAACGGCGGAGCCTATAACAGAGCCAATAACAGAACCAACAACGGAGCCGACAACGGAGCTGACCACGGAGCCAACGACAGAGCAAACCACCGAACCAACAACTGAGCCAACCACCGAAAAAACAACGGAAACGACAACAGAGTCAATAATCGAACCAACAACTGAACCAACCACCGAACCAACGGCGGAGCCTACAACAGAGTCAACAACCGAGCCAACAACGGAGCCAACCATCCAACCAACAACGGAGCCGACAACAGAGCCAACTACCGAACCAACAACCGAAACAACAAAGGAACCATCCACCGAACTAACAACGGAGCCGACGACAGAGCCGACAACAGAGCCAACAACAGAGCAAACCACCGAACCAACAACTGAACCAACCACCGAACCAACAGCGGAGCCTACAACACAGTCAACAACCGAGCCAACAACGGAGCCAACCATCGAACCAACAACGGAGCCGACAACAGAGCCAACTACCGAACCAACAACCGAAACAACAAAGGAGCCAGCCACCGAACCAACAACGGAGCCGACGACAGAGCCGACAACAGAGCCAACAACAAAGCAAACCAACGAACCAACAACTGAACCAACCACCGAAACAACGGCGGAGACTACACCAGAGTCAACAACCGAGCCAACAACGGAGCCAACAATCGAACCAACAACGGAGCCGACAACAGAGCCAAGTACCGAACCAACAACcgaaacaacaaaagaacCAACCACCGAACCAACAACGGAGCCAACGACAGAGCCAACAACAGGGCCAACAACAGAGAAAACCACCGAACCAACAACTGAACCATCCACCGAACCAACGACGGAGCCTACAACAGAATCAACAACCGAAACAACAACGGAGCCAACCATCAAACCAACAATGGAGCGGACGACAGAGCCAACTACCGAACCAACAACGGAAACAACAAACGAGCCAACCCAGAAACCAACAACGGAAACGACAACAAAGCCAATAACAGAACCAACAACGGAAACTACAACAGAAACAACCATCGACCCAACAATGGAACCTACGACAAAGCCAACCATCGAACCGACAACAGAGACGACAACAGATCCAACAACGGAGACGACAAACGAGCCAACAACGGATCCAACAACCGAGTCGACAACAGAGCCAACCACAGAATCAACAACTGAGCTAACTATGGAGTCGACAACAGAGCCAACAACTGAGACAACTACCAAACTAACAAATGAACCAACAACTGAACCAAGTACCGATATCACAACCGAAATCCAAACCTCAACAAAATCACCAACCACAAAAATTACGACAAAAccaacaaccacaaaaactACTACAAAAACCACAACTAAACCAACAACTACAAAAACGACGACAAAGCAAAAAActacaacaaaacaaacgacgaCAAAGCCAAAAACTACAACAAAACCAACAACTACAAAGTCTACAGCAAGAACTACAACAAAAccaacaaccacaaaaaaaacaacaacaaaaccgacaacaagaaccacaacaaaaccaacaactacaaaaaaaacaacaacaaaaccgacaacaagaaccacaacaaaaccaacaaccacaaaaaaaacaaccacaaaaccgacaacaagaaccacaacaaaaccaaaaacgacaaagaaaacaacaacaaaacctacaacaagaacaacaacaaaaccaaCAACGAAAACAACGACAAAACCAACaacgaaaacaacaacaagaacaacaacaaaaccaacaacaaaaccaaCAACGAAAATAACTATAAAACCCACGGTAAAACCAACTACAAAACCCACGGTAAGACCAACTACGAAACCCACGGTAAGACCAACTACTAAACCCACGGTAAAACCAACTACAAAGCCTACGGTAAAACCAACTACAAAACCAACAAAAGCCAAAATTACGACAAAGCCAGCAATAAAGGCAACAACCAGGAAAGGAATTCTGCGAGACTTCAGTAGTTACGGGAATATGCCAGGTGTCATCGCTGGATGGGGTAGGACGGCTTCTCCAG TCGGGGACGTTTCAATGATATTGCTTAAAGCTAACACTACAGTCCTTACTGATGAGGTGTGCACAAGTAAATGGGGCAGCAATTACATAGCGGCTGATATGTTGTGTGCTACCGACACACTCACATCCACTTGCCAG GGTGACAGTGGTGGTCCAATTTTGGTTGATGGAGTCCAAGTTGGCATCACTAGTTGGGGCTCATTACCCTGTGGTGCATACCCTAGCGTGTTTGCGCGAGTCACCAAGTACCTTAGCTGGATCGCCAACACTTTAGCTAATAACCCCCCTCCTTAA
- the LOC123474045 gene encoding larval cuticle protein 1-like yields the protein MSSSFYFHLFLHIPVLGAKDERSLEMFAVEEGFLGTFTQLPNIKRCQCGNQHQTLRLFIQKSSRNSPVQAKMKFIIAIALMAVALAAPQEDKKPIEIVSSNSEMNADGSYSFAFESADGTKVSESGSQKQVGPKPEDIGTVSKGSYSYTSPDGVVLTVSWIADENGFQATGDHLPTPPPMPEHVVKMLADLKAAGVL from the exons ATGTCTAGTAGTTTTTACTTTCACTTGTTTTTGCATATTCCGGTGCTCGGAGCTAAAGATGAACGTTCTCTTGAAATGTTCGCTGTTGAGGAAGGTTTTCTAGGCACTTTCACACAACTGCCGAATATAAAAAGATGCCAATGTGGGAACCAGCATCAAACACTTCGTCTGTTTATCCAGAAGAGTAGCAGAAATTCACCTGTTcaagcaaaaatgaaattc ATCATCGCTATCGCTTTAATGGCCGTGGCCCTCGCCGCACCACAAGAAGATAAGAAGCCCATCGAAATTGTGTCATCGAATAGCGAAATGAACGCCGATGGCAGTTATTCTTTTGC TTTTGAAAGCGCTGATGGAACCAAAGTTTCGGAGAGTGGCAGTCAGAAACAGGTGGGTCCTAAACCCGAGGACATTGGCACTGTTTCGAAAGGATCCTACTCCTACACCTCCCCCGATGGCGTTGTCCTTACCGTCAGTTGGATCGCTGATGAAAATGGATTCCAGGCAACTGGAGACCATTTGCCTACACCTCCACCGATGCCGGAACACGTCGTCAAGATGCTTGCGGACTTGAAGGCTGCCGgtgttctttaa
- the LOC116926926 gene encoding mucin-2 isoform X2, protein MQIIFWVVSLFCLSGYVYSKAVKTENDIIDPPTISIIGGTPATQGEFPFLTVLRLSNYLCGGTLIAASYVLTAGHCLYDFPSGVNMSNFYVLINTLSINGGGSGYVLRKVSSYIVHENYSNTTYDNDVAIIVLDKPVTGIPFVTLPTPYTTVISTETTTELTMAPTTEPSTEPTTEPTTEPTTKPTTEPTTEPTAEPITEPITEPTTEPTTELTTEPTTEQTTEPTTEPTTEKTTETTTESIIEPTTEPTTEPTAEPTTESTTEPTTEPTIQPTTEPTTEPTTEPTTETTKEPSTELTTEPTTEPTTEPTTEQTTEPTTEPTTEPTAEPTTQSTTEPTTEPTIEPTTEPTTEPTTEPTTETTKEPATEPTTEPTTEPTTEPTTKQTNEPTTEPTTETTAETTPESTTEPTTEPTIEPTTEPTTEPSTEPTTETTKEPTTEPTTEPTTEPTTGPTTEKTTEPTTEPSTEPTTEPTTESTTETTTEPTIKPTMERTTEPTTEPTTETTNEPTQKPTTETTTKPITEPTTETTTETTIDPTMEPTTKPTIEPTTETTTDPTTETTNEPTTDPTTESTTEPTTESTTELTMESTTEPTTETTTKLTNEPTTEPSTDITTEIQTSTKSPTTKITTKPTTTKTTTKTTTKPTTTKTTTKQKTTTKQTTTKPKTTTKPTTTKSTARTTTKPTTTKKTTTKPTTRTTTKPTTTKKTTTKPTTRTTTKPTTTKKTTTKPTTRTTTKPKTTKKTTTKPTTRTTTKPTTKTTTKPTTKTTTRTTTKPTTKPTTKITIKPTVKPTTKPTVRPTTKPTVRPTTKPTVKPTTKPTVKPTTKPTKAKITTKPAIKATTRKGILRDFSSYGNMPGVIAGWGRTASPVGDVSMILLKANTTVLTDEVCTSKWGSNYIAADMLCATDTLTSTCQGDSGGPILVDGVQVGITSWGSLPCGAYPSVFARVTKYLSWIANTLANNPPP, encoded by the exons ATGCAAATCATATTTTGG GTTGTAAGCTTGTTTTGTCTCAGTGGCTATGTGTATTCCAAAGCCGTAAAAACTGAAAATG ACATAATAGATCCGCCAACTATTTCAATCATCGGAGGAACCCCGGCTACCCAAGGCGAATTTCCTTTTCTG ACTGTCCTGCGATTAAGCAACTATTTGTGTGGTGGGACCTTGATTGCAGCGTCCTACGTCTTGACGGCGGGTCATTGCCTATACGA TTTTCCTTCTGGAGTAAATATGAGCAACTTCTATGTACTTATCAACACGTTGTCAATAAATGGCGGTGGGTCTGGCTATGTCCTAAGGAAAGTGTCATCATACATAGTACACGAAAACTATAGCAACACTACCTAT GATAACGACGTCGCCATCATAGTCCTAGACAAACCAGTTACAGGAATCCCATTCGTTACTCTTCCTACCCCATACACAACCGTGATATCCACGGAAACAACAACAGAGTTAACAATGGCACCAACAACGGAGCCAAGTACTGAACCAACAACAGAGCCGACAACTGAGCCAACCACCAAACCAACAACTGAACCAACCACCGAACCAACGGCGGAGCCTATAACAGAGCCAATAACAGAACCAACAACGGAGCCGACAACGGAGCTGACCACGGAGCCAACGACAGAGCAAACCACCGAACCAACAACTGAGCCAACCACCGAAAAAACAACGGAAACGACAACAGAGTCAATAATCGAACCAACAACTGAACCAACCACCGAACCAACGGCGGAGCCTACAACAGAGTCAACAACCGAGCCAACAACGGAGCCAACCATCCAACCAACAACGGAGCCGACAACAGAGCCAACTACCGAACCAACAACCGAAACAACAAAGGAACCATCCACCGAACTAACAACGGAGCCGACGACAGAGCCGACAACAGAGCCAACAACAGAGCAAACCACCGAACCAACAACTGAACCAACCACCGAACCAACAGCGGAGCCTACAACACAGTCAACAACCGAGCCAACAACGGAGCCAACCATCGAACCAACAACGGAGCCGACAACAGAGCCAACTACCGAACCAACAACCGAAACAACAAAGGAGCCAGCCACCGAACCAACAACGGAGCCGACGACAGAGCCGACAACAGAGCCAACAACAAAGCAAACCAACGAACCAACAACTGAACCAACCACCGAAACAACGGCGGAGACTACACCAGAGTCAACAACCGAGCCAACAACGGAGCCAACAATCGAACCAACAACGGAGCCGACAACAGAGCCAAGTACCGAACCAACAACcgaaacaacaaaagaacCAACCACCGAACCAACAACGGAGCCAACGACAGAGCCAACAACAGGGCCAACAACAGAGAAAACCACCGAACCAACAACTGAACCATCCACCGAACCAACGACGGAGCCTACAACAGAATCAACAACCGAAACAACAACGGAGCCAACCATCAAACCAACAATGGAGCGGACGACAGAGCCAACTACCGAACCAACAACGGAAACAACAAACGAGCCAACCCAGAAACCAACAACGGAAACGACAACAAAGCCAATAACAGAACCAACAACGGAAACTACAACAGAAACAACCATCGACCCAACAATGGAACCTACGACAAAGCCAACCATCGAACCGACAACAGAGACGACAACAGATCCAACAACGGAGACGACAAACGAGCCAACAACGGATCCAACAACCGAGTCGACAACAGAGCCAACCACAGAATCAACAACTGAGCTAACTATGGAGTCGACAACAGAGCCAACAACTGAGACAACTACCAAACTAACAAATGAACCAACAACTGAACCAAGTACCGATATCACAACCGAAATCCAAACCTCAACAAAATCACCAACCACAAAAATTACGACAAAAccaacaaccacaaaaactACTACAAAAACCACAACTAAACCAACAACTACAAAAACGACGACAAAGCAAAAAActacaacaaaacaaacgacgaCAAAGCCAAAAACTACAACAAAACCAACAACTACAAAGTCTACAGCAAGAACTACAACAAAAccaacaaccacaaaaaaaacaacaacaaaaccgacaacaagaaccacaacaaaaccaacaactacaaaaaaaacaacaacaaaaccgacaacaagaaccacaacaaaaccaacaaccacaaaaaaaacaaccacaaaaccgacaacaagaaccacaacaaaaccaaaaacgacaaagaaaacaacaacaaaacctacaacaagaacaacaacaaaaccaaCAACGAAAACAACGACAAAACCAACaacgaaaacaacaacaagaacaacaacaaaaccaacaacaaaaccaaCAACGAAAATAACTATAAAACCCACGGTAAAACCAACTACAAAACCCACGGTAAGACCAACTACGAAACCCACGGTAAGACCAACTACTAAACCCACGGTAAAACCAACTACAAAGCCTACGGTAAAACCAACTACAAAACCAACAAAAGCCAAAATTACGACAAAGCCAGCAATAAAGGCAACAACCAGGAAAGGAATTCTGCGAGACTTCAGTAGTTACGGGAATATGCCAGGTGTCATCGCTGGATGGGGTAGGACGGCTTCTCCAG TCGGGGACGTTTCAATGATATTGCTTAAAGCTAACACTACAGTCCTTACTGATGAGGTGTGCACAAGTAAATGGGGCAGCAATTACATAGCGGCTGATATGTTGTGTGCTACCGACACACTCACATCCACTTGCCAG GGTGACAGTGGTGGTCCAATTTTGGTTGATGGAGTCCAAGTTGGCATCACTAGTTGGGGCTCATTACCCTGTGGTGCATACCCTAGCGTGTTTGCGCGAGTCACCAAGTACCTTAGCTGGATCGCCAACACTTTAGCTAATAACCCCCCTCCTTAA